In one window of Thermodesulfobacteriota bacterium DNA:
- the csrA gene encoding carbon storage regulator CsrA yields MLVLTRKSGEGIRIGDDIKLVVVEVKDNHVKLGIEAPQSCAVHREEIYLRIQETNVKAAGLPSEVADKLKGFRKK; encoded by the coding sequence ATGCTGGTACTGACAAGGAAGTCGGGAGAGGGGATAAGGATCGGCGACGACATAAAGCTCGTCGTGGTAGAGGTCAAGGACAACCATGTAAAGCTCGGGATAGAGGCCCCGCAGAGCTGCGCGGTGCACCGCGAGGAGATATACCTGAGGATACAGGAAACGAACGTGAAAGCCGCCGGGCTTCCGAGCGAAGTGGCTGATAAATTGAAAGGATTCAGGAAAAAATGA
- the pseB gene encoding UDP-N-acetylglucosamine 4,6-dehydratase (inverting), which yields MDLNGRTILITGGTGSLGKKLTRKILSRYRPKRLVILSRDELKQSEMMQSFNDPSLRFFIGDVRDKERLYRAFDGVDYVVHAAALKQVPAAEYNPFEAIKTNVLGAQNVIDVCVDLGVKKVVALSTDKAANPINLYGATKLCSDKLFIAGNSYAGSKPTRFSVVRYGNVVGSRGSVIPLFLKLKEKGVLPVTDTRMTRFWITLDEGAEFVLASLERMKGGEIFVPKIPSAAITEIAKAVAPDCSVEVVGIRPGEKLHETLISEDDGRLTLEYDDYYVIQPQFKWWGEERKNGGRPVTEGFVYSSERNDSVLNVLEIRKIIQEFSDGEDSHILRAANN from the coding sequence ATGGACTTGAACGGCAGGACCATACTCATCACCGGCGGCACGGGTTCCCTCGGAAAGAAGCTCACAAGGAAGATACTTTCGAGGTACAGGCCCAAAAGGCTCGTAATACTCAGCAGGGACGAGCTCAAGCAGTCGGAGATGATGCAGTCGTTCAACGATCCCTCTTTGAGGTTCTTCATAGGCGACGTAAGGGACAAGGAGAGGCTCTACAGGGCCTTCGACGGTGTCGACTACGTCGTCCACGCGGCGGCCCTCAAGCAGGTCCCGGCGGCCGAATACAACCCGTTCGAGGCGATAAAGACAAACGTCCTCGGCGCTCAGAACGTCATAGACGTATGCGTGGACCTGGGGGTCAAAAAGGTGGTCGCGCTCTCGACCGACAAGGCCGCAAACCCCATTAACCTCTACGGAGCGACAAAGCTCTGCTCTGACAAGCTCTTCATAGCGGGCAATTCATATGCAGGTTCCAAGCCCACGAGGTTCTCTGTGGTCCGTTACGGGAACGTCGTCGGGAGCCGCGGAAGCGTCATACCCCTCTTTTTGAAGCTCAAGGAGAAGGGCGTGCTCCCGGTAACCGACACCAGGATGACGAGGTTCTGGATTACCCTCGACGAGGGCGCCGAGTTCGTGCTCGCCTCCCTCGAAAGGATGAAGGGCGGGGAGATATTCGTCCCGAAGATACCGAGCGCCGCGATAACGGAGATCGCGAAGGCGGTGGCCCCCGATTGCTCGGTAGAGGTCGTGGGCATACGTCCGGGCGAGAAGCTCCACGAGACGCTCATATCCGAGGACGACGGCAGGCTCACCCTCGAATACGACGACTACTATGTCATACAGCCGCAGTTCAAGTGGTGGGGGGAGGAAAGGAAGAACGGCGGAAGGCCGGTGACCGAGGGCTTCGTCTACTCGAGCGAGAGGAACGACAGCGTGCTGAACGTCCTTGAGATACGGAAAATAATACAGGAGTTCTCCGATGGCGAAGACAGCCATATCCTACGGGCGGCAAACAATTGA
- a CDS encoding flagellar assembly protein FliW encodes MITATVKAPSSAISFSTSRFGEISVPENKVIRFVQAMPGFERLRRFIIIDHDEQGTFRWMQSIDDPGVAFLLTDPSAFKPGYSVPLKKWEMEKLGAESPEGLVTLVMVCVARDARELSLNLKGPVVFNAESMNAIQCVIDRDDYPSNFPIKV; translated from the coding sequence ATGATCACTGCTACGGTGAAGGCCCCTTCGTCCGCGATAAGCTTCTCGACTTCCCGCTTCGGCGAGATATCGGTCCCCGAGAACAAGGTCATCAGGTTCGTACAGGCCATGCCTGGTTTCGAAAGGCTCAGGAGGTTCATAATCATCGACCACGACGAACAGGGCACGTTCAGGTGGATGCAGTCGATCGACGACCCGGGAGTGGCCTTTCTCCTTACCGACCCGAGCGCCTTCAAGCCCGGCTACTCGGTCCCGCTCAAGAAATGGGAGATGGAGAAGCTTGGGGCGGAAAGCCCCGAAGGGCTTGTTACGCTTGTTATGGTCTGCGTTGCCCGCGACGCGAGGGAGTTGAGCCTGAACCTCAAGGGCCCGGTCGTTTTCAACGCCGAGAGCATGAACGCCATCCAGTGCGTCATAGACAGGGACGATTACCCTTCCAACTTCCCGATCAAGGTCTGA
- a CDS encoding peptidoglycan DD-metalloendopeptidase family protein, whose protein sequence is MDVVNTISGAREGVSAGRDGTQAELRKAVADFEALFINQMLKTMRETVNKGDLFSGGSGEEIYTSLLDAELSRVMARAGGIGLGDILLRDFTGADPLLLDKGLPLRAYAHAPEVRMPFAPEAPARGMEFMFPVKGEAKVSSGFGMRTDPLTREERFHHGIDIAAAEGTPVFPAAPGRVVFSGWKGGYGNLVEVLHDDGHVTRYGHNAENLVKAGDRVDFSRPIAYVGSTGRSTGPHLHFEVLMNGIALNPDTFYG, encoded by the coding sequence ATGGACGTCGTAAATACGATAAGCGGGGCCCGGGAAGGCGTATCTGCCGGTAGGGACGGGACCCAGGCGGAACTCAGGAAGGCTGTGGCCGATTTCGAGGCCCTGTTCATAAACCAGATGCTGAAGACCATGAGGGAGACCGTTAATAAAGGCGACCTGTTTAGCGGCGGCAGCGGCGAGGAGATATATACCTCTCTTCTCGACGCCGAGCTTTCGAGGGTAATGGCCCGGGCGGGCGGCATCGGGCTCGGGGATATACTCCTCAGGGATTTCACGGGGGCCGATCCCCTTCTGCTCGATAAGGGCCTCCCTTTAAGGGCATATGCACATGCGCCTGAGGTCCGAATGCCCTTTGCGCCTGAGGCACCGGCAAGGGGCATGGAGTTCATGTTCCCGGTCAAGGGGGAAGCAAAGGTAAGCTCGGGTTTCGGGATGAGGACCGACCCCCTGACCCGTGAGGAGAGGTTCCATCACGGGATCGACATAGCCGCGGCCGAGGGCACTCCCGTTTTCCCGGCCGCTCCGGGCAGGGTAGTCTTCAGCGGCTGGAAGGGCGGTTACGGGAACCTTGTCGAGGTGCTCCATGATGACGGCCATGTTACCAGGTACGGGCATAACGCCGAAAACCTCGTAAAGGCCGGGGACAGGGTCGATTTCTCCAGGCCCATAGCATATGTCGGCTCCACAGGCCGCTCCACCGGGCCTCACCTCCATTTCGAGGTCCTGATGAACGGGATTGCCCTGAACCCTGACACTTTTTACGGCTGA
- the pseC gene encoding UDP-4-amino-4,6-dideoxy-N-acetyl-beta-L-altrosamine transaminase: MAKTAISYGRQTIDLSDIEAVAKSLDGMLTQGPLVEAFEAEIAGYTGARYAVVCSNGTAALHLAMKAAGLGEGHKAVTSPITFLASANAALYAGARPDFADIEADGMNLDPESLRRKAAKDRAVKAVVPVHFAGVPCRMEEIREAAIKHGLIVIEDACHALGAGWTDSKGKVRKVGSCSHSDMTVFSFHPVKSITTGEGGAVTTNDPALYEKLKTLRSHGVVKDPARLSKAEGPWYYEMQDLGFNYRLPDINCALGISQLKKLDRFIERRAGIAALYDRLFSKYPFVRPPSAPEGARSAWHLYPVRIPFSELGVERKDLFRLMSEIGIGLQVHYIPVHTQPYYRAMGFKPGDFPRALRFYAEEVSLPIYPLLSDEEAGAVAEGLLSSLACLSVQAKRPVAV; this comes from the coding sequence ATGGCGAAGACAGCCATATCCTACGGGCGGCAAACAATTGACCTTTCCGACATAGAGGCGGTCGCGAAGTCCCTCGACGGCATGCTTACCCAGGGCCCGCTCGTCGAGGCCTTCGAGGCGGAGATAGCCGGATACACCGGCGCAAGATACGCGGTCGTATGCTCGAACGGGACCGCAGCGCTCCATCTCGCGATGAAGGCCGCCGGGCTCGGCGAGGGGCACAAGGCCGTGACATCCCCGATAACCTTTCTCGCCTCGGCGAACGCCGCGCTATACGCCGGCGCGAGGCCCGACTTCGCCGACATTGAGGCGGACGGCATGAACCTGGACCCCGAAAGCTTGAGGAGAAAGGCCGCGAAAGACAGGGCCGTAAAGGCGGTCGTGCCGGTCCATTTCGCTGGGGTCCCGTGCCGCATGGAGGAGATACGTGAGGCCGCCATCAAGCACGGCCTTATCGTCATAGAGGACGCCTGCCACGCGCTCGGGGCCGGGTGGACCGACTCGAAAGGCAAGGTACGGAAGGTCGGCTCTTGCAGCCATTCGGACATGACTGTATTCAGTTTCCACCCCGTCAAATCCATAACGACAGGCGAGGGCGGGGCGGTCACGACCAACGACCCCGCGCTTTATGAGAAGCTCAAGACGCTACGGAGCCACGGCGTCGTCAAGGACCCCGCAAGGCTTTCAAAAGCCGAGGGCCCCTGGTATTACGAGATGCAGGACCTCGGCTTCAACTACAGGCTCCCGGACATAAACTGCGCCCTCGGCATAAGCCAATTGAAGAAGCTCGACCGCTTCATCGAGAGGAGGGCCGGCATAGCCGCCCTCTACGACAGGCTCTTCTCCAAGTACCCGTTCGTTAGGCCCCCTTCCGCGCCCGAGGGGGCGAGGAGCGCGTGGCACCTCTATCCGGTAAGGATACCCTTTTCCGAGCTCGGGGTCGAAAGGAAAGACCTCTTCAGGCTCATGTCCGAGATAGGCATAGGCCTGCAGGTCCATTACATACCCGTCCATACGCAGCCATATTACAGGGCAATGGGGTTCAAGCCCGGGGATTTCCCGAGGGCGCTCAGGTTCTACGCCGAGGAGGTAAGCCTCCCCATATACCCGCTCCTTTCGGACGAGGAGGCCGGGGCGGTTGCCGAGGGGCTCCTTTCGTCCCTGGCCTGCCTTTCGGTCCAGGCAAAGAGACCGGTCGCGGTTTAA
- the flgK gene encoding flagellar hook-associated protein FlgK, with protein MSSLNGVFNIAKSALMTSQKALNVTSHNISNANTDGYTRQRAVLSANNPVTFGGLQYGTGVSVTAIERVYDSFRTVQLRSAVSLFSSYETAGSHLYALESILNDFDGSGLSSRLDALFNAFQELAANPSSYGERSSLIARATVLADTINSIDGAIRDNVSNIRGSIEAKVSEINGIASEIAGLNQQISATELSGMDANDLRDRRDVLLEGLAKVVDVSVAENDQGQVDVFLGGSFIVAGVKSSEMTAGTDPDSIDAFKLYLNGASIESRISSGSIKGDIDGYAYFKDAHSKINLLAASLVKEVNLQHSAGWGLDGSTGVDFFTPLSVSTRSAGTNQGGAVISAGAVTDLSQLTLDDYEIRFSGPGAYTVFNAGQNSVVATGAYTSGSTIGFDGLSVTITDGARPPAAGDKFMVSATESAARNFSVAVTDPDKVAASSTSAGVPGDNTNATELAGLRDKASISGASFGNFYNRVVTDLGTSAGNAKARAEAQKIYMSELRAARDSVSGVSIEEEAINLVKLQRAYEAAAKVMSTVDQMLETLLSIR; from the coding sequence ATGTCGAGCCTGAACGGTGTCTTCAACATAGCCAAATCGGCCCTCATGACCAGCCAGAAGGCCCTGAACGTCACATCCCACAACATCTCGAACGCCAACACCGACGGGTATACCAGGCAGCGGGCCGTGCTTTCGGCGAACAACCCCGTGACCTTCGGAGGCCTCCAGTACGGCACCGGCGTAAGCGTCACGGCCATAGAGCGGGTCTACGATTCCTTCCGGACGGTCCAGTTGAGGAGCGCGGTGTCGCTTTTCTCCAGCTACGAGACCGCGGGCAGCCACTTGTATGCCCTGGAATCGATATTGAACGACTTCGACGGCTCGGGCCTGAGCTCCAGGCTCGACGCCCTTTTCAACGCCTTCCAGGAGCTCGCGGCCAATCCGTCGTCCTACGGCGAGAGGTCGTCCCTGATAGCGAGGGCCACCGTCCTCGCCGACACGATAAATTCCATCGACGGCGCGATAAGGGACAACGTCTCCAACATAAGGGGCTCGATAGAGGCCAAGGTAAGCGAGATAAACGGGATAGCCTCCGAGATAGCGGGCCTCAACCAGCAGATATCGGCCACCGAGCTTTCAGGCATGGACGCCAACGACCTAAGGGACAGGAGGGACGTCCTCCTTGAGGGCCTCGCGAAGGTCGTGGACGTCTCGGTAGCGGAGAACGACCAGGGCCAGGTAGACGTATTCCTCGGCGGCTCGTTCATAGTAGCCGGCGTAAAGAGCTCGGAGATGACGGCAGGGACCGACCCTGACTCCATTGACGCGTTCAAGCTCTACCTGAACGGCGCATCGATCGAGTCGAGGATATCGAGCGGCAGCATAAAGGGAGATATCGACGGATACGCGTATTTCAAGGACGCCCACTCGAAGATAAACCTCCTCGCGGCATCGCTCGTAAAGGAGGTCAACCTGCAGCACTCGGCCGGATGGGGCCTTGACGGCTCGACAGGGGTCGATTTCTTTACACCACTTTCCGTGTCCACTCGGTCCGCAGGCACGAACCAGGGCGGCGCGGTCATATCCGCGGGGGCCGTCACCGACTTAAGCCAGCTTACGCTCGACGACTACGAGATACGGTTTTCCGGGCCCGGCGCGTATACGGTATTCAATGCAGGGCAGAATAGCGTAGTCGCGACAGGCGCTTACACTTCGGGCTCCACCATTGGCTTCGACGGCCTGAGCGTCACCATAACCGACGGCGCCCGCCCTCCGGCGGCAGGGGACAAGTTCATGGTAAGCGCGACCGAAAGCGCTGCCAGGAATTTCTCGGTGGCGGTAACGGACCCTGACAAGGTCGCGGCTTCCTCCACGTCCGCGGGCGTCCCCGGCGACAACACGAACGCCACGGAGCTTGCCGGGCTGAGGGACAAGGCTTCGATAAGCGGCGCCTCGTTCGGGAACTTCTACAACAGGGTGGTAACGGACCTCGGGACCAGCGCCGGAAACGCGAAGGCCAGGGCCGAGGCCCAGAAGATATACATGTCCGAGCTCCGGGCGGCCAGGGACTCGGTCTCCGGGGTCTCCATAGAGGAGGAGGCCATAAACCTCGTTAAGCTCCAGAGGGCATACGAAGCGGCCGCGAAGGTCATGTCGACCGTGGACCAGATGCTTGAAACGCTCCTCAGCATCAGATAG
- the flgL gene encoding flagellar hook-associated protein FlgL: MRVTQKLSYDRYVSDLLLRQEKIYNINKQISSGRKVNAPSDDPVNAHKILTSKSLISQFGQYERNIGYALSHLGITEQALDRAKDAVIRLQELAVTAASGTATSETREMIKAEVDNLFDELVSIGNTRFDNRYIFAGYRSDSPAFDPSGAFQGDSNVQAIKIGSSASVDMAINGGEVFGGSGGGTDIMATVAAFSAALAADDGDGVRAAIDGLDAGFAQLSKGVSGIGGRVTRLNAAEQDLSVYKLELQSTVSVLEDADMAELITDLKAGEVALQAALASAGRVFSLSIFDYLR, from the coding sequence ATGAGGGTCACCCAGAAGCTTTCATATGACAGGTACGTAAGCGACCTCCTCCTTCGCCAGGAGAAGATATACAACATAAACAAGCAGATTTCGTCGGGCCGGAAGGTCAACGCCCCTTCCGACGACCCGGTGAACGCGCACAAGATACTGACCTCCAAGTCCCTCATATCCCAGTTCGGCCAGTACGAGAGGAACATAGGCTACGCCCTTTCGCACCTGGGGATCACGGAGCAGGCGCTGGACAGGGCCAAGGACGCGGTCATAAGGCTCCAGGAGCTTGCGGTCACTGCCGCCAGCGGCACCGCGACCTCCGAGACCAGGGAGATGATAAAGGCGGAGGTCGACAACCTCTTCGACGAGCTCGTAAGCATAGGGAACACCAGGTTCGACAACAGGTATATCTTCGCTGGATACAGGTCCGACTCGCCGGCGTTCGACCCTTCGGGCGCTTTTCAGGGCGACTCGAACGTGCAGGCGATAAAGATAGGCTCGTCGGCCTCGGTCGACATGGCTATTAACGGCGGAGAAGTCTTCGGAGGCAGCGGCGGCGGAACGGACATAATGGCTACCGTCGCGGCCTTTTCCGCAGCCCTGGCAGCCGACGACGGCGACGGCGTGCGCGCGGCCATCGACGGCCTCGATGCCGGGTTTGCGCAGCTCTCAAAGGGAGTATCCGGCATAGGCGGCAGGGTCACACGGCTCAACGCCGCCGAGCAGGACCTCTCGGTCTACAAGCTCGAGCTCCAGTCGACCGTATCGGTGCTTGAGGACGCGGACATGGCGGAGCTCATAACCGACCTCAAGGCGGGCGAGGTGGCCCTGCAGGCCGCGCTCGCGTCCGCCGGAAGGGTCTTCAGCCTCAGCATATTCGATTACCTGCGCTGA
- a CDS encoding flagellar protein FlgN, which yields MDGLIGHLKKEIGLCKELIAVLHRETESIVARDYKALYEAAGEKEGLVRKIDASVAARVKRIEDACASLGIQCDDGPALESIVRHGGELGAELDGCLKTLASLAASIKELNDLNSLAIRSSLDNVKKTLGFLGNFLQPSAYRPGGKAEELAFKGSRLSKGA from the coding sequence ATGGACGGGCTCATAGGACACCTCAAAAAAGAGATAGGGCTCTGCAAGGAGCTCATAGCCGTTCTCCACAGGGAGACGGAGTCCATAGTAGCGAGGGACTACAAGGCGCTCTATGAGGCAGCGGGTGAAAAAGAAGGGCTCGTAAGAAAGATCGACGCCTCCGTAGCGGCGAGGGTAAAGCGCATAGAGGATGCATGCGCTTCTCTCGGCATTCAGTGCGACGACGGACCCGCGCTCGAAAGCATAGTGAGGCATGGAGGCGAGTTAGGGGCCGAGCTCGACGGGTGCCTTAAAACACTCGCGTCGCTCGCGGCGAGCATAAAGGAGCTTAACGACCTCAACAGCCTGGCGATCCGGAGCTCTCTCGACAACGTCAAGAAGACCCTCGGGTTCCTGGGCAACTTCCTTCAGCCGAGCGCGTACAGGCCCGGCGGCAAGGCCGAAGAGCTCGCCTTCAAGGGCTCGCGCTTGAGCAAGGGGGCCTGA
- the flgM gene encoding flagellar biosynthesis anti-sigma factor FlgM, which produces MKIGGKKPGGVGTDNYVKKAGDGGNVKKSGGSGGATSGDSVDISPRAREFQRAKSLLDTVPDMRVEKVVKLKNEVDQGSYEVDAGKVAEKMIERAVRDALQAKK; this is translated from the coding sequence ATGAAAATCGGCGGCAAAAAGCCAGGCGGAGTAGGGACTGACAATTACGTTAAAAAGGCCGGTGACGGCGGAAATGTAAAGAAAAGCGGCGGCAGCGGCGGAGCGACTTCCGGCGACAGCGTAGACATATCACCCAGGGCAAGGGAGTTCCAGAGGGCCAAGTCGCTCCTCGACACGGTCCCTGACATGAGGGTCGAAAAAGTAGTAAAGCTCAAGAACGAAGTGGACCAGGGGAGCTACGAGGTAGACGCCGGCAAAGTGGCGGAAAAGATGATAGAGCGTGCGGTCAGGGACGCCCTGCAAGCCAAAAAATAG